ACCCATTTCTCGCGGATGGAGCCGGACGTGTCGATGACCCAGACGACATCCTTGTGCAGCGCGGTCAGACGGCGGAGGGAACGCTTGGGCGTGATCTGAATCTGGAACCAACCCGGTTCCTGCTCGAGCGTCTGAGCGCCGAGGCCGAAGAGCCCGCCGGTGCGGCGCGGCGGCGCGTAATACTTGCGCAGCTTGTAGTCGAAGTCATTGTCGAGATGGATCGGCTCTTTCCTGGACCCATCGTCGCCGGGCCCGACGGTCGGCGGCGTGACGGTCTTGATCAGATCCGGCAACTTCGGCGGGGCGGCCTTGGCGACTTCGATCGGCTTTTTCATCGCCGGCTCATCAATCGGCGGCGGCGCCACCGGAGCCGTCGACGCCAAGCCACCCGTGGTATTCGTCGCGCCGCCCGCAATGCCCGATCCCGCCACGCCCGATCCGCCGAGCAGCGCATCAAGCTTGCGCATCTCGCTCACGTCGATCTTCGCCCCCGGGTCGATCGCGCCATTGCCCGGCGTGGGCGTGCGAATCTCGTCCGTCGGGCCGACGTACTTGGGCAGCACGATCGACGGCTGAGCCATCCGAAGCAACTTGTCCGTCGTGTCCAGCGCCCGCGACGGTCCCGGCGTCGGCGTCACGCCCGGCGGCGACGGCGCATCATTATGAAGATCCGTGTCCGGCTTGAGATTCGCTTCGCTGAGCGGCTTGGGCGGAAGCACCTTGCTCGCGTCGATCGTCTCCAGCAGCTTCTTCGTCTGCGCCTGCACCTTCTTCGCATCCGACTCGGGCTTGATCGCATCGACCGCCGGCGTCAGCGGCGCCTCCTCAACGATCTCGTCCTCATTGGCGCGAAAAACGCGCATCGCCGCTTCGGGCTTCCGCTCGGGCACCGCGGCGAAGAGCGACGACTGACTCGACCCGCCGATCGTCAGATTCATCACCTGCCAGATCACCAGCGCATGAAGCAGCAGACTCAATCCCGTCGCGAAGAACATCGAGAGACGCTGGCGCAGATTCATGGCGTTTCTCCGAGCTGACCCAGACGCTCGCGGACGTACGCCGCGGCCGAATCGCCGGGCGCGTCCTTGAGCATTTTACGCATCAGAAACAGCGCATCGCCACGTTTGCCGTCCACCAAAAGCAACTCCGCCTGCGCGGCCGTCTGCCACGCGGACTTGTCCGCCCGCTGCGTGATCGACTCGAACGTCTTGCGGGCCTTGTCGCGCTCGCCGCCGTCGGCCTCCATGCGCCCCAGCGCCATCATCGCGCGCACCGGCAACGGGGCCAGTTCGGGCAGGTCGTAAAGAATCACCACGCGATGGAGCCGCTTGCGGGCTTCCTCGCGCTCGGCGTCGGCCTTGACCTGGTCGCCGGCCTTTTCCAGCGCGGCGGCGTGATCGCGACGAAGCATGGCGCTTTCGTACAGCGCGGCGGCGGCGATGGCGCTGGCCGGGGCGCTGATGAGCCCGTCGTATTCGTCCATCGCGGCGTCGTTCTTGTTCTGCGCGGAGAGGCACTGAGCGAGGCCGAGCCGGGCCTGATCGCCGTAGCCGTGCGAATAGGCGATGAGCTGGCGAAACGTGTTGACGGCCTCGTCGAACTTGCCAAGCTTTTGATACGCCTCGCCGGCGAGGTCCATCGCCTCGGCCAGCGCATCGGGCGACTCCTCCTTGCGATCGAGCACCGCCAGCGCCCACGCCAGCGACGCTTCATGTTCACCGCGCTGTTTGAGTCCCTGCGCGACCCACAGCGCGGTCGGCGTATCGAAGCTTGCGGCGGAGTGACGCTTGCGGAGGTCTTCGTACTGGGCGATCGCCTGATCATCCCGGCCGGCCATGCGGTGCAGCCGCGCGGCGAGCGAGGAGGCCTCCACCTGCTGATCGGCCGGCAGCGCCCCGGCGAGCGCGGCTTTGAGTTCGTCGAGCGCGGGGGTGATCGTGTCGGGCCGACCCGCCTCCGGCGCCGAAGCGCGGCCGGCGAGGAGGAGGCCGCGGTAATAATGGGCCAGCGCGTCGATCGCCGCGGGGGGTTTGTCGGCGAGGAGTTTGTCGAGCGTCGCCATCGCGCCGTCGCTGCGGCCGAGCTTGATGAGACACAGAGCGAGTCGCAACTGCACGGGGGCGGCTTCGGTGGCGTCAAGATTCTTTTGCATGAGCCAGGCCTGCGCCAGCTCGGCGACCTGATCGAACTTGCCCGCTGCAAAGGCGAGATCGATCGCGCGGCGGCCGGCTTCCGTCGCCTTGGGGTCCTGCCCGTAGCGCTGCGAATAAAGCGCGTAATCGGCGGCGGCCTTGTCGGGTTCGCTGAGCTGTTCGTACAAGCCGGCGCGCTGAAGGAGGGACTGGCGGGCGTAGACGTTGTCGGGCTGATCGATCAGCGGCGCCAGATAGCGAGCCGCCTCGGCGGGCTTGTTGAGCTGCACCGCCGCCTGCGCCCGCAGATATTGAAGTTGATCGTGATGCGCCATCTTCGGAAGCTGCGCTTCCACGGTGGCGATCCATTTCTCGAAGCCGGGCAGATCGGTGTGGAAGTAGCACACGGCATAGAGGTACGCCGCCTCGTCCGCCAGATCGCTGTCGCGCCCGCCGCGGTTGAAGAAGTCAGTCAGACTTTTCATGGCGTCGGCGTATTTTTCGAGCCGGACCTGCGAAGCCGCGACGAGATACAGGGCCTGCGCCTGCGCATCGATCGGCAAGAGCTTCTGCACCGCGTCATATTGACGCAGCAGTTCCGCATCCTGACCGGCCGCGTAGTGCGAGCGCAGCATGCCGATCAGCGCCGACTTGAAATACGCGCTGCTCTGGTTGTGCGCGATGATCTGCTGATACAGGTCCGCGGCCATGGCGTACTGCTTCTGGCTGTACGCCAGGTCGGCGGCGAGACTGCGCGCCTCCGCGGCGGCGTCGGCGTCAAGGTCAGGCGTCTGCACGGCGGCGGTCAGCGCCTCGATCGCCGCCGGGGGCTGATTGAGCGCGATGCGCGCCTTGCCGAGTTCGATCAGCGCCATGCCCCGCACGCGCGACCCCGCTTCGGACGCGAGGTCGAACTGCTTCGCCGCCCCGGTCATGTTCCCCACGCCCCGATAAGCCACGCCGAGCAGATACGCCCACGACGCCTTCGACTCGGCATCGGGCAGTTTCGCCGCGTCGATCTTTTCGAGGATGCCGACCGCGCCCGCCGCGTCGCCGCTCTCGAGTTTGATCTGCCCGCGCAGGACGCCGACGGCTTCGGGCGTGACATGCAGGGGATTGACGACCATGCCGAGCTGCGCATCCGCCGCCTTCAGATCGCCGCGCTGCCGGGCCAATAGCGCCATGTAGTAATGCGCATCGGGCACGCGCGGATCGTTGGCGTATTTGTTGACGAACTCGTTCCATGCATCCTCCGCCAGCTTCCGCTCGCCCTGCTGCATGAGCCGCACGGCAAAGGTGAACTGGCGATCGCCGTCGGGGGAGGCGACAACCAGTGAAGTCACCACGAGCACAATCGCCATCATCACGATCGACGTGCGTCGCTGACGCTGTGGCCCAGCCGCCCTCGGCTGGGCGGGTGCAACATGACAATCGCACGGCCGGGGGCGGCCGTGCCACAGCTTCCGTCTCGTGATGCCTTCAAGCCACATCAATGTTCACTTGCCCACTTGCCGCCCTTCCTTGACGGTGGCGAAGTAGATGCTCTTGACGCCGGCGGAGCGGGCCACGTCCATCACCGAGACGATCGTCTCGTAGCGCGTGTCCTTGTCGCCGCGGATGATGACGTGCTCATCGGGATAGTCCGTCGTGAGCGAGCGCATCATCTCAAAGAGCGCCGGGGGATTGTACGACTGATTGCCGACGACGATGGTCCCGTCGGACTTCACGTTGACGATGACCTCCGTGCGCCGCGGCTGAGTCGGGCTCGACGCCTGCGCCGTCGGCAGCTTCACATCGATCTGCTGCTCCTCCGCGCGGAACGAACTGGTCGTCACAAAGAAGATCAGCAGCAGAAACATGATGTCGAGCATCGGCGCCAGCGGCACACTCGCGCGGCGGCGCTGCTCCACGGGCTGCGCGAAGCTCATGCCGTCCCCCCGCTCTGGCGCGTCGCCAATTTCTGCCGCGCCGCTTCCGCCAGCGCGTCAATCTTCTTCAAGCGCGGATCCGACGCCGCCCGGTGCGTGTGATCAGCGATTGTGTGGCAGACCTGCTCGGCTTCGGTCAGCGCGGCCGTGGCGCGCGAGCGGATGATCGTGTAG
The nucleotide sequence above comes from Planctomycetota bacterium. Encoded proteins:
- a CDS encoding VWA domain-containing protein, producing the protein MNLRQRLSMFFATGLSLLLHALVIWQVMNLTIGGSSQSSLFAAVPERKPEAAMRVFRANEDEIVEEAPLTPAVDAIKPESDAKKVQAQTKKLLETIDASKVLPPKPLSEANLKPDTDLHNDAPSPPGVTPTPGPSRALDTTDKLLRMAQPSIVLPKYVGPTDEIRTPTPGNGAIDPGAKIDVSEMRKLDALLGGSGVAGSGIAGGATNTTGGLASTAPVAPPPIDEPAMKKPIEVAKAAPPKLPDLIKTVTPPTVGPGDDGSRKEPIHLDNDFDYKLRKYYAPPRRTGGLFGLGAQTLEQEPGWFQIQITPKRSLRRLTALHKDVVWVIDTSGSIREKWVEQVKAGVGVSLDSLNPGDRFNLVMFKDTVNVLNPAGLLEANDATRQRARDFLNAAKASGDTDVNRALAGLIVRDVAPDRVYQIILVSDGKPTSGALDPRTIINLITKENDLVAGIYCVGVGDAQDRELLEFLAYRNKGYVVYPDTFAQTAATIRQLAAGLRYPILKDATFDAVGVDTTQIFPRIPRDIYQGESVNLYGRYTPDASKISMRLTGSNSGDVLDFTFSLDFPSAQVGDETIAHQWGFWNLHHLYSEVIRQGPTEELKRRMDELKKRYDLKTTY
- a CDS encoding tetratricopeptide repeat protein, encoding MWLEGITRRKLWHGRPRPCDCHVAPAQPRAAGPQRQRRTSIVMMAIVLVVTSLVVASPDGDRQFTFAVRLMQQGERKLAEDAWNEFVNKYANDPRVPDAHYYMALLARQRGDLKAADAQLGMVVNPLHVTPEAVGVLRGQIKLESGDAAGAVGILEKIDAAKLPDAESKASWAYLLGVAYRGVGNMTGAAKQFDLASEAGSRVRGMALIELGKARIALNQPPAAIEALTAAVQTPDLDADAAAEARSLAADLAYSQKQYAMAADLYQQIIAHNQSSAYFKSALIGMLRSHYAAGQDAELLRQYDAVQKLLPIDAQAQALYLVAASQVRLEKYADAMKSLTDFFNRGGRDSDLADEAAYLYAVCYFHTDLPGFEKWIATVEAQLPKMAHHDQLQYLRAQAAVQLNKPAEAARYLAPLIDQPDNVYARQSLLQRAGLYEQLSEPDKAAADYALYSQRYGQDPKATEAGRRAIDLAFAAGKFDQVAELAQAWLMQKNLDATEAAPVQLRLALCLIKLGRSDGAMATLDKLLADKPPAAIDALAHYYRGLLLAGRASAPEAGRPDTITPALDELKAALAGALPADQQVEASSLAARLHRMAGRDDQAIAQYEDLRKRHSAASFDTPTALWVAQGLKQRGEHEASLAWALAVLDRKEESPDALAEAMDLAGEAYQKLGKFDEAVNTFRQLIAYSHGYGDQARLGLAQCLSAQNKNDAAMDEYDGLISAPASAIAAAALYESAMLRRDHAAALEKAGDQVKADAEREEARKRLHRVVILYDLPELAPLPVRAMMALGRMEADGGERDKARKTFESITQRADKSAWQTAAQAELLLVDGKRGDALFLMRKMLKDAPGDSAAAYVRERLGQLGETP